The segment GCATTCTATTTTCTGCTTGATCAAAAATTCTATTTTTTTTACTTTCAAATACTTCATCAGTTATCTCTTTAGATCTATAGGCAGGGAGGCAATGAAGAATAATTGCTTCTTTATCAGCCTTACTTACTAAATCATTATCAATAGTGAATCCATTAAAGACTTTATCTTTCTCAGCCTTTTGATTTTCCTCCCCCATTGATGACCAAACATCTGTATAAAGAACATTTGCACCAAGAACAGCAGTATCGGGATCATTAGTGATTTTCAATAAATTCCTATTTTTATATATTTCATACGCTTTATTGATCACCATAGAGTTGGGTTCATATCCCTTAGGACAGGCAATTCTAACTTCTACTCCTAATAATGCCCCGCACAAAATAAGAGAATTTGCGACATTATTTCCATCACCTATAAATGTCAAAACCACATCTTTAAAATCAAGAAATTCCTCATAAATTGTTAAAAAATCAGCTAAAGCCTGACATGGATGTTCTAAATCTGTAAGAGCATTAATAACTGGCTTCGTAGACCACCTTGCATATTCTTCCAAATCTGCATGATTAAAAGTTCTAATCGCAATTACATCACAATATCTGCTTAGAACTCTTGCAGTATCTTTAATTGGTTCTCCCCTCTCTATCTGTGATGTTGTTGGGTTGAGGTCAATAGTGGTTCCCCCAAGCCTAGACATCGCAACTTGGAAACTAACCCTTGTACGAGTCGATGATTTATCAAAAATCAAACCTAAGACTTTATTATGTAGATTAATATTTAATTTTTTATTTTTAAATTTTTTAGAAAGATCTAAAATATGAAAAACTTCATCTGTTGTAATATCCAAGCTTGATAAAAAGTTTTTATTAGCAAGCCTGTTTGGTTTAATCATAAATATTTCTAATAAAATCTAATTTCGACTATGCAGGCATTTTAGTTTCTGCAAGTAGATTCTTTAAATCTTCCCCTTCAATGACTTCTTCTTGAAGAATTTTCTGAGAGATAGATTCAAGTAATGGTAAATTATTTCTTAAAATATTCAATGCTGTCTCGTGCGCATCATCAACCAAATCTCTTACCTCTTTATCAATTGCTTGTGCTGTCGCATCACTAACTGATCTCCTAGGGTTATTACCATTCCCTAAGAATTGACCACCTCCTTGTTTATCGTAAGCAAGAGGGCCAAGAATATCACTCATT is part of the Prochlorococcus marinus subsp. pastoris str. CCMP1986 genome and harbors:
- the argF gene encoding ornithine carbamoyltransferase — protein: MIKPNRLANKNFLSSLDITTDEVFHILDLSKKFKNKKLNINLHNKVLGLIFDKSSTRTRVSFQVAMSRLGGTTIDLNPTTSQIERGEPIKDTARVLSRYCDVIAIRTFNHADLEEYARWSTKPVINALTDLEHPCQALADFLTIYEEFLDFKDVVLTFIGDGNNVANSLILCGALLGVEVRIACPKGYEPNSMVINKAYEIYKNRNLLKITNDPDTAVLGANVLYTDVWSSMGEENQKAEKDKVFNGFTIDNDLVSKADKEAIILHCLPAYRSKEITDEVFESKKNRIFDQAENRMHVQQALLSCLLY